From the genome of Tachysurus fulvidraco isolate hzauxx_2018 chromosome 14, HZAU_PFXX_2.0, whole genome shotgun sequence:
ccgctttatccgaacttctctggtcacggggagcctgtgcctatctcaggcgtcatcgggcatcaaggcaggatacaccctggacggagtgccaacccatcgcagggcacagacacactctcattcactcacgcattcacacactacggacaattttccagagatgccaatcaacctaccatgcatgtctttggaccgggggaggaaaccggagtacccagaggaaacccccgaggcacggggagaacatgcaaactccgcacacacaaggcggaggcgggaatcgaaccccgaccctggaggtgtgaggcgaacgtgctacccactaagccaccgtgccccctggtCGTCCTTACAACAGTAGCTTATAATTATCATGTGTATCATGTTGTTGCTATTCACTTTCAGTTCTTCCTGACTCTTAGGTTTGTTATTGGAAaacaatgtttgtgtgtttttgtagctTGCTAGTGAAACAATGTTTTGCACCTATTCAGGGCTCTAGATTTACCTTACAAAACCAATTACCCTTTTAGCAATGGTCTTAAGATGGATTATGCTAAGTCACATGTGTAACAGAATCCCTTACAACCAACCAACAAACCAATGAGGGGATACCCTGGAACTGGCATGTAATAGAATCCTTGATTTTgtcaaatatacattacagcacagtgaaattagtTCTTCCTATATCCCaactggggtcagagcacagtaTCAGCAATGAAAGCACCCCTACAActgagagggttaagggccttttgTCAAGGGCCCACCATTGGCAACTTGGCAGTGCTAGGGCTATTCCTAAATCAGTGGGGTCACACACATTGAAATGACACACACTAAAGCCATGCTGACATACTCACCCAAAAACGAGTGCCATCCTGAGCTCTATACCGACGATAAGCTTCTACAATTCTGTTCAGGacacatttctgctctctggaaAATCCTGATGGCACCTTAAACACATAGAAATCCAAACAAAACAACCGTATTTATTGAGCATGAAACTCTGAATTTAAATACTGGCCAGGTATAATAATTGAATCGAATAATTGAATTGATCtataataacaaatatttacGCTCTCTTGTGGAAGTGATATGTTTAGGCAACCCAATGTCTTGGACACGTTATGCCACTTTTCTGAGAGGTTTCAGCAGTGAATCCCTGCTTTCTAAACATTCGGTATGACATCATGGGGTCTGGAGGTATAAATTATCAtgatagttaaaaaaaaaaacctggtgTGATGGAAGCGTAAAGGAAGCCAATGTTTAAATGACTTGATTACTAGTAGACAACTCTGGACCTTGGTCTCATGATGCCTCCAGTGTGAATCAATGTGTTTAGATAGCAGGGATGTTCCCACCATTCAGTAGAAATGATGAAGTCCATGGGATGATTTGCTAAAGCAAGTTCAAGTCCACTTTTCTGGGAAAGAAAACGATGGACTGAAGTTGCTCTATAGGATGTGAGCATGTATCACATTATTTAAACAATGACATAAATCCGGCGATTGTCTGAACACCTCTAAAGACCTTCAGAAAAGTAGCTCCTTTTGAGTTTAAATACGTAGCTCATACCCGTGCTGGCGCAGGTAGTCTGCTGGTAGAGGACACATTTCTACTTTCATTGCTTTCCTCATCTTCAGCAGCAGAGACTGAAAGCGAGTCTCCTCGGTGCTTGGCCCCCTTTCTTAGCCTCTTTGACTGACATTGTACCTCAGTAAGCAGACCTGTAGGACCACATCAAAAAGCTGAACCACACAAGTCAACTTTCTCATTCTGTTTCATGTTCTAGCAGCTATACACATGCACCTAGTGGCCAGTTTATTAGGTACTATGGCATGAACCTAATGTGTGGTTTGGGGCTGGTAAATAAATGACTCTCCACTTCTACTAAGCCATTTTGTGGAGTAAGTTCCTACATAGTGCAACACACGTCctgaagaaaagaaacagaaatattagCAATCCATTCTCAAACCTCTTATATTCTTATCGGTAAGGAGTAAAATTACTGCGGATTATCTGGTAGAAGTGTACTAAAGCCAGTATACTGGCCCACCTCGGGAGCAAGATCCTGAATTATAAGCCTGACATACTCTCGGTGTAACATCTTATAATGCATTTTACCATTACCATTATCATTGTGTTAATCGTCCTCTATCTTTTGTTGTGttaggttttgttgttttgtgatgAACACGGCAATGCCGCTGCACCTGATATGCTTGTGCaggcactacacacactatcgTGTTACAGCTGTGCAGGGAATGATCTATGATCCAGATCAGCAAAGGTCCTTTCCTCTGACGGATGACGTAGAGGAGAACTGGCAAATTCTACCTAGCAACAGACAGGCTGCAACCAGTAAGTGTAGACTTACTGGGTGACTGAGCATGCACTGTACATGATTTATGTACATTTATCTCATAATATGGACaattatatatagatacatCATCATTGGGGCTAATAAAATGAGCAGCTGagtataatatatatctatatacatcCACAAGAGGTAAACTGTTCTTACCCCCCTGTGTCATTAAGATCTCAGATCATCagttaaatatgaaaacattctAGTATATGTAGTCATTAATCTGTCTAGTTTGCTAAAGCTGATATATAACAGATTTGGTATGCATGCTAGATGAATTATTTATGTCTGACATACAGAACATCTATGGAAAGTATTAATGCTCTTGGGAGACAATGCTGGAACATAACtgttaggggaaaaaaatcagtttgGCACTGTGTCCTCATCACTTCCTGTATAACATCAACTCGATTTTATTTAGATGTCTAGTTCTCAGTGGAAGCCAGGCTTAAATCCAGCACCGTCTGTAAGAAATATACATGATTCTTAATATAAATCTATACCACAAGACCACATCGAGGCGCACAGTATACACAGGAACATCCACGGTTTTAAATTTATAAgtaggaaatgaatcaaattcAGGTGCTTACAGGCTCCCATCAGGCTGTATCACAAAACcccatcactgattattttcctataacagcacacacCCCAACCCTGTGTTTTATTCCCTACATCATTAACCATTCACGAGAAGATGAAAAACAGTCTGTAACTCACACTCAGCTAGCATCCCGACGGCCCTGCACTTGCGCAGTCGGCAGTCTTGACACTTGCGACGCATGTACATGTCCATCTCACAGCTGCCACCACTCTTGCAACGATACACGGCTTTCTTGGTGACGCTGCGCCTAAAAAAGCCTGCAAATGACACAGGAGGGCCTTAGCAACTGCTTATTAAGCAACCTCTGCAGATGAcagagaagaacaagaagaactgCTAAAATACAGATCGGGGTACATTTTTATGACCTGACCACCGACTGTGAAAAGTGCTAAAGATGAACAATGGATAATTGAATGATGCGTACATTAGTTAGCTACAAAATCCACCTTTAATATAAATAAGTGTTTCTCAATGGTTTTGTAGTTATCAGTAATACATAGTAGGACAAATTCGTTCCTTCTACCTAAGtaattattacagtatattcataGATAATATAACTGTGACAGaacattttgaatatttataattattgtgAAATGATTACACAATTATAGACGAggaaattacaaaaaaaagggggaaatttattgcattttttttctaaaaataacGTTGCAACGTGATAACATTTTttgctcaggttttttttttttttttccccaatttcAGGTTTAAAATAATGCCATATACCTTTAAGTCggctttaaaaatatacatatatcgCAGCAAAATTTTACAACAAAATAATGTACCAAAAATCAGTAATTATTTCAGAATTCTTTTTGAACTGCCACAAGCATAAATCACCTTTGCAGCCTTCACAGGTCAGAGCATTATAGTGGTACCCTGAAGCTTTGTCcccacaaaccacacacagtTCGTCCTGACCCTTCACCCGAGCTCCAGGCCCCAGTCGGGGTCTCTTCATGCCTGGGGTTGTGCTCATGCTGCCTCTCGTCTGGCCGTGCAACAGCTCCATATCTGGTTGACATGGAGGCTCCGGATACTGTGGGCTATACGGGTACGCTGTGGTACATGGCTGAGACCCGGGTGGTCCGTACACAGAGACTTGCATGTTAGCTGGATTGTAGTGCTGCTGACTATAGGGAAAAGCCTGTAGATCAAGGTCCTGGTATGAATATCCCAACGGATCCACCAACACATCTGTGAAAAGTGAAAACACCATTCGATGTAATTGTTTTTTCAGAAAAATTCTTTCTAATGTGGCACAATGGGATGCGCAAGCGAAGGTGAGTAAAGAGATACAGAAATTAGTTTACTCACAAAGAGCATGTACATGCTTGTCTGGAACGTGATACACGTCTACAGCCCGTGATTTTGGAATAATTTGATGGCTTTAACGTGTCCACTGGGACGATAAAAGACACAGCGCAAGACCTTGTGAACCACTTTGTGACTCTGGAAACAGGATGCAGCTGAAGAGCTTTGTGAGGTTTATGATTTTAGATTACGTTTGTTTTGACCTTTAATGATCATGCCGAATCGATAAAGACAGAAACTTAAGTCTTATGAGAACAGGCGCAGGGATTTGTGAACCATTTCGCAAGTGATTCCACAGAGAGAACACGTGTTACTTCTGGCACGGCTTCTGAAACACATCTGCGAAGCGAGACAGGATTGCTCTGATTCACACCTACACTTAGTACATTGTGTTGTACTAAGAAAAGAACGACAAACTTTACTCTAAACGAATTTATATAAAGTAGTCTTTGGGCAGCTGCTGAATTCTGTTGAGAATATTTTTTCCTATATGccactccatccatccatccatctattttctacACCGCTGGAGCCTGAAGTCTTACAGGAGACTCAGGGCACAAAAAGCGGCAGACACCTAGGGACAGGAtcccaacccatcacaggacacacacacacacacacacacacacacacacacacactcatttacctACTATGAACAATTTAGAGACTTTCTGGTTTTCCTGTTAAGTGTCGCAACAGCAAATCATCtttttccacctaactctatcctggACATTACTCTCACACCAGTTCCCTGTCCTcattcatgtcctcatttaacacatccatatatctcctctttgccctacctcttcacctcttacctggcagctccatctccaacatccttctaccaatataaccatctccgtcctctgtacatgtccaaaccatctcgatctatcctctctgtccttgtccccaaaacagccaatcTGAGCTGTCCCTCTCATGTGCTCatccctaatcctgtccatcctcgtcactcctaaagagaacctcaacatcctcatcactgctacctccatctctgcctcatgtcttttcctcactgctacagtctctaacccatacagcagagctgccctcactactgtcttctacacctttcctttgattcttgctgacacttttCTGCCACACAAttctcctgacacttttctccacgcACTCCAACACGCCTGCACTCGCCTCTTCACCACTTTTCACACTCCCCATCACACTGGATGGTTGACccaaaatattaaatgaacTATGGACAATTTACAGATACTAATCAGTCTGAAACTCATGCCTTTGGTATTTGgtgaaggaaaccagagagcccagaagaaacccctgaagcacggggagaacatgcaaactccacggCAGCGGCTGTGTGAGGGAagatgctaaccactaagtcatcCTACAATCTTAAAGTACAGTATGAGACAGGCCTGAGACAAACGTGTTCTTATGTAGCCTTCAAATGTAGGAGCCATACAGTCAAATTTTCCCAGGTTTTGTGCTTTCTGTGTAATCACACCCACACAATTATGTAGGAAGGACACGTCCACAACTATTTCCAAATGATtacagaattaaaaaacaaaacaaaactcacgCCATTAAGCTTCTTATTATACCTAGGTTCCAGAACAGGGTCACTTGGGCCACAAGGTTCAAATATTCGTGGTAATAGTTAAGGTTTAAAAACATAACAATAAAAGCAACAGGAGCCCTTTAATTATTCTCTGCAGCCACACGGTTGTTAGATTTCACTGTTTTTCGTGTTTTCCGCTCTCTGTTTGTGACAAGGCATCTCATTCATATCACTCAGCCTCccacttctcttttctcccAGATGTTTTCCGTCTTGTTCAGCCTGGGATTTGTTGTGTGACACGGCCGAGCTCGCATCTGTTTGTAAACTGCCGGAGTTCTCTATAAACAGCCATGTCGGTGAACAGCGTTGCTCACgtaatttaatgtaatgtaatcgcTGTCTCAATCCTTACATCATATTTTGCCATCATCTTACAAATATGAATACAGTGGTGTTGCCATTACTGTGGCACAGTAAGCGGCATCGGCGCCTGACGGGTTCACCGTCTCGAgttcgatcctgagctcaggttaatGTCTGTGCGGTGCTTCACATATAATacgtgtgtacaagtgtgttcCCTGTGGATTATCTGGTTTTCTTATAACACCCATAAACACATTGTTAAGTGAATTTGCAAATGTGTGGGAACATATGTGTGCATGATGTGAAGGACTGGCaacccatccagggtgtattccatCACACATCCAGAATTCCTACAATAGGCTCTGGATACTACTTGACCCTGACCAAGATAAAGTGCTTAttgaagaaagaatgaatgaatgaatgaatgaatgaatgaatgaatcgaCACCTAGAAATCACAAGTTACGTAGATCACTGGTTTTGCACTGACGTTAGAACCAAACAACTGAGATATAAAACATACGAAATTTTTTTGTATGAACTCACATAAAGTTAGATGGGAGGTTGAACAGGAAGTTCCTTACCATAGTACTGCGGTTCTGCAATGCCGTAAGCGTCTGCTCCAGAGAGGTAGCCTCCGGTCA
Proteins encoded in this window:
- the nr1h5 gene encoding nuclear receptor subfamily 1, group H, member 5 isoform X2: MSEAGPMSALQMYGESNQEDIGRANAENIRADVQVSEKFGKSVVEMREWMDPEMGMMTGGYLSGADAYGIAEPQYYDVLVDPLGYSYQDLDLQAFPYSQQHYNPANMQVSVYGPPGSQPCTTAYPYSPQYPEPPCQPDMELLHGQTRGSMSTTPGMKRPRLGPGARVKGQDELCVVCGDKASGYHYNALTCEGCKGFFRRSVTKKAVYRCKSGGSCEMDMYMRRKCQDCRLRKCRAVGMLAECLLTEVQCQSKRLRKGAKHRGDSLSVSAAEDEESNESRNVSSTSRLPAPARVPSGFSREQKCVLNRIVEAYRRYRAQDGTRFWVSHWSCLHDNADRLTDLTPLEIERLLQFSKSIPGFELLDSADQNILLSSSSLEVMFLLLAQQFTENPSLYSSSLYSGSASDSSYSCLKTSQSKASSHDMLLNSGMSEEFLGPLLNFFHSMAAISVTDTEYALLVATSVLCSDRPYLCAMSCVENLQEFVLELLSKVCRNGQASTHGSSRFARLLGRLTELRTLQHNHITLRPQQIWDMQH